A portion of the Lampris incognitus isolate fLamInc1 chromosome 9, fLamInc1.hap2, whole genome shotgun sequence genome contains these proteins:
- the sult2st3 gene encoding sulfotransferase family 2, cytosolic sulfotransferase 3, producing MSSDRYLLYHGLLISTVTHTTESLKYARAFPVEDTDVFVVTYPKSGTTWMQEILPLLLNGGDLTPVQSIPNWDRVPWLEETRVAKFVDRFASPRGFVTHLPYHLMPTSLQNSKAKVIYVTRNPKDVMVSSYYFHQMACFLDDPGTFQEFSDKFLKGQVLFGKWTDHVKSWRHTELGDRILYTTYEEMIQDLPGAVRRYSDFLGRNLSEEVIQKIADHCCFDKMKTNRMSNYSLVPGEFMDSSKSPFLRKGIAGDWKNHFTPEQEASFSAIIRKEMEGEELVFPWHSE from the exons ATGTCCTCAGACCGCTACCTGCTGTACCACGGGCTTCTTATTTCCACTGTGACTCACACAACGGAAAGCCTGAAATATGCCAGGGCATTCCCCGTAGAAGACACAGATGTATTTGTGGTGACCTACCCCAAATCAG GTACCACCTGGATGCAGGAGATCCTCCCATTGCTGCTGAATGGGGGGGATCTGACGCCTGTACAAAGCATTCCTAACTGGGACAGGGTTCCCTGGCTGGAAGAAACCAGAGTGGCAAAGTTTGTGGACCGCTTTGCATCTCCACGAGGATTTGTCACACACCTCCCCTACCACCTCATGCCCACTTCCTTACAAAATTCCAAAGCAAAG GTCATCTATGTAACAAGGAACCCAAAGGATGTCATGGTCTCATCCTACTACTTTCATCAGATGGCCTGTTTCCTTGATGACCCCGGGACATTTCAGGAGTTCTCTGACAAATTCCTTAAGGGACAAG TGCTGTTTGGAAAATGGACAGACCATGTGAAGAGCTGGAGACACACAGAGCTGGGAGACAGAATACTATATACTACATATGAGGAAATGATTCAG GACTTGCCTGGAGCTGTAAGACGTTATTCCGATTTTCTGGGCAGAAACCTCAGTGAAGAAGTCATTCAAAAGATAGCAGACCACTGCTGTTTTGACAAAATGAAGACCAATCGTATGTCCAACTACTCCCTGGTTCCTGGGGAATTTATGGACAGCAGCAAGTCACCATTTCTTAGGAAAG GCATTGCTGGGGACTGGAAAAACCATTTCACCCCAGAACAAGAGGCCAGTTTCTCAGCCATCATCCGcaaagagatggagggagaagaACTCGTATTCCCCTGGCACTCGGAATAA